One window of Misgurnus anguillicaudatus chromosome 13, ASM2758022v2, whole genome shotgun sequence genomic DNA carries:
- the LOC129430972 gene encoding uncharacterized protein: MAEARAEEDDERLRETGGARRRVSEHSDRNKPDQRLSSAGPLSSIRAAIKRTSTRPSSQSDHHRDRRRPEITILSVEPLAPNSWFPGASGAFPPAPPPAPPSWSAGSGTVQLPPPSYDQVIKEKTHEQNLHSISSSSSSSSPLSSQRSTSTISTQTDTNSPDPQSPAARTVRKIPRPPRPSPPPKLTSPPVDPYIDSNRSDQPGDAKHQTRETLCKPEQRDVQTDSNDISGDVTLLDPAPTTMAFTQTTLDFTPEPVKEEPRARPRPRPRSKIALQPLISEEIQDQPMTREVKVQTLVRLRDEGSESVFAGFGDESSTFSSKYLQDLLEVFGSEESNFNDRSQSEEEEKEDATAGDVFFSPVPSEPVEPLNRPQPRPRTQKPKPQLPPKPPTLESDVFETGNPTAKQNLSKQTSSPPVPAPRPLLNKHKSRSDRSESVSSGHQIKISSSEEKDSEEQVINNHPTSGTPNDKNIRPSVPRYTRPPPPLHRNVSSTSQVNVVSAVTKVTVASVPSLPPRPTGGRLLPLRPPPKKTTKPAGPSSSSPVTANQQPGGRVAKRGPPLPPRPKIGHPLYKIYSRKVHQGSVDTENAEKLHEEPHSHKEEELIVLDDDTSDLQTQPDLLHDFCSTPEVKDEDVKVCSDLWEDSSTDVQQTHSRCVARFAFVGEEDELTFSEGDVISLIEYVNEEWGRGCLKGQIGNFPLSFVKVETEALPRKPASETPAGEMNRGRTLYDFSPESEDELCLKAGDVVCNLEDMDAEWFLGEFGGKRGIVPKNYIQVLPEP; this comes from the exons ATGGCGGAGGCGCGAGCTGAGGAGGACGACGAGAGATTACGCGAGACAGGCGGCGCGAGACGGAGAGTCTCAG AACATTCAGACAGGAATAAACCGGATCAGCGCCTCTCAAG tgCCGGGCCGCTGTCCTCCATCCGAGCTGCAATTAAAAGAA CGTCAACAAGACCGAGTTCTCAGAGCGACCATCACAGAGACAGGAG GCGTCCAGAAATCACCATCCTTTCTGTTGAACCTCTGGCACCCAATTCCTGGTTCCCAGGGGCCTCCGGAGCGTTTCCTCCGGCCCCGCCCCCTGCTCCGCCCTCCTGGTCTGCTGGCTCTGGTACCGT CCAGCTGCCACCACCCTCGTATGATCAGGTGATTAAAGAGAAGACTCATGAACAAAATCTTCACTCCATCTCTTCATCCTCATCATCATCCTCACCTCTGTCTTCTCAGCGCTCTACCTCCACCATCtccacacagacagacacaaactCCCCCGACCCACAATCCCCTGCTGCACGCACAG ttCGCAAAATCCCGAGACCCCCTCGACCGTCTCCCCCTCCTAAACTCACATCTCCTCCTGTGGATCCTTACATCGACTCGAATCGGTCCGACCAGCCCGGCGATGCCAAGCATCAAACACGAGAAACTCTGTGCAAACCTGAGCAGCGTGACGTTCAGACCGACTCGAATGACATAAGCGGTGATGTCACACTCTTAGACCCCGCCCCCACTACCATGGCTTTCACTCAGACCACTCTTGATTTCACACCTGAGCCGGTAAAGGAGGAACCGAGAGCACGCCCGAGACCACGTCCCCGCTCCAAAATTGCCTTACAGCCACTCATCAGTGAGGAGATCCAGGATCAGCCGATGACAAGAGAGGTGAAAGTTCAAACTCTTGTGCGTCTGAGAGATGAAGGGTCGGAGAGTGTGTTTGCTGGGTTTGGTGACGAGTCCTCAACCTTCTCCAGTAAATACTTGCAGGATTTGCTGGAGGTGTTTGGTTCGGAAGAATCAAATTTTAATGATCGGTCACAAAGTGAGGAAGAGGAGAAAGAGGATGCTACCGCTGGGGATGTTTTTTTCTCCCCTGTACCATCTGAACCCGTCGAACCGTTAAATAGACCACAGCCACGTCCCAGAACTCAAAAACCCAAACCACAGCTTCCTCCTAAACCGCCTACCCTAGAAAGTGATGTGTTTGAGACTGGAAACCCCACTGCTAAACAAAATCTCTCCAAACAAACCTCAAGTCCTCCAGTACCAGCACCCAGACCTCTCCTTAACAAACACAAGAGCCGATCGGACCGCTCTGAGAGCGTTTCTTCTGGACATCAGATTAAAATCAGTTCATCTGAGGAGAAAGATTCAGAGGAGCAGGTCATAAACAATCATCCAACATCTGGGACACCGAACGACAAGAACATCC GTCCATCAGTCCCAAGATACACTCGACCACCTCCACCTTTACACAGGAATGTGTCATCCACCTCACAG GTTAACGTTGTGTCCGCTGTTACTAAAGTGACGGTTGCTTCAGTTCCCTCTCTGCCCCCGAG ACCCACTGGTGGTAGACTCCTCCCTCTTCGTCCTCCTCCGAAAAAAACGACTAAGCCTGCAGGCCCCTCCTCTTCCTCACCTGTTACAGCCAATCAGCAACCAGGCGGTAGGGTGGCAAAAAGAGGACCACCCCTCCCACCCAGACCAAAAATTGGGCATCCGCTTTATAAGATTTATTCG AGAAAAGTTCATCAAGGAAGTGTAGACACGGAGAACGCTGAAAAACTGCATGAGGAACCACATTCACAc AAAGAAGAAGAGCTCATTGTCCTGGATGATGATACGAGTGACCTGCAAACACAACCTGATCTTCTCCATGACTTCTGCTCCACACCAGAGGTTAAAGATGAAGATGTGAAGGTCTGTAGTGATCTGTGGGAAGACTCATCTACAGATGTGCAGCAGACACACAGCAG GTGTGTGGCTCGATTTGCATTCGTGGGAGAGGAGGACGAGCTCACCTTTAGCGAGGGTGATGTCATCAGTCTAATAGAATATGTTAATGAGGAGTGGGGGCGTGGCTGCCTAAAAGGACAAATAGGAAACTTCCCTCTAAGCTTCGTCAAAGTGGAAACTGAAGCGTTGCCAAGGAAACCAGCTTCAGAAACTCCTG
- the fhip1ab gene encoding FHF complex subunit HOOK-interacting protein 1A, which yields MLVSSSNHGRALSLKGVDPETCMIVFKNHWTQVLRILEKHDPGRGFGLSGSLRFGPIPGDEASAVQNYVEHMLFLLMEEDSGRSGAMGPILEFVVVENVMEKLFLWSLRREFTDDMKLEQLRMYEMLVARAKQPLLHHKPILKPLMMLLSACSSSSTVGFTAPVKSNSSRTGLTCTTGGGGATVEAELVSLLHQLCCVLVKDTSVLELFFHSSEDQGAANFLLFSLLIPFIHRGGTVGSQARDALTLIMSLSSQNQLVAKHITENTYFCPVLATGLSGLYSSLPAKLEVYSDGWFCLERNDWLQIPELSQFLNSLNFCSTVCKVAHASIRDQLLNYIYNGFLVPVMAPALHKLTLEEVMTTTAYLELFLRSMCDPALLQTFLIFILTHCHDNVSILDTLVSRINTPFQLGTVSLALFRTLIGLYCEDVMLQLILRYLIPCTHLKCGERFRLKERDCYSITASALLSLAPSFFISQPCCSPSQPPKPDYILWSKVTEGLLKGNMGIEDLFSGGDSVGCSRIFASEPLINKNYLQYLYDARRVVCSSVQACCVWSAPYDGLNPSPDECQEDEDEKDDDGSHPVTTTSPIQTATPQPPSDSASTGERERLELEWDDTYDAAPDGDDSQAISDNLQVLPIPDEPPKHIQEMRKTAIMLIKGSYVEESDFQDDVLVYNLIAQKDARDDRQTSIKDTLHHNCTNDLHKQTNNHHIFNNTHSHHVTHNPTLTHKSEPKDSAHPRSQTSTVIVNGHDCEEQKQESSSEDLDQNLNVTLDQHQRKHQTSAGDEGDDFISQCLQLIHHLGEEDEIIMDDEDHQQRLQTLLYGEEKDVDFDSLCVKDEDKELNTTNTRKQRIPFIGPFISVLLSRLENMLENSIEVNLLVTGILTQLASYPQPLLRGFFLNTRPAFQPSIRSLYQVLVSVGSQIEQYTASRPEFSELVREAAQYLLLKDQILQERERDVHLQENDAGWFLNGRIPSHLQKPLPPCPKIPAHLRNKTFAVILFNEFLKELAAIAQEHSILPE from the exons ATGTTGGTCTCTTCTAGTAACCATGGACGAGCTTTGAGTCTGAAGGGTGTGGACCCGGAAACATGTATGattgttttcaaaaaccacTGGACACAG GTTCTGAGGATCTTGGAGAAGCATGACCCAGGTCGTGGTTTTGGTCTGTCAGGCAGCCTGCGGTTCGGCCCGATCCCCGGAGACGAAGCGAGCGCGGTGCAGAACTACGTCGAGCACATGCTCTTCCTGCTAATGGAGGAGGATTCTGGGCGGAGCGGTGCTATGGGTCCTATCCTAGAGTTTGTGGTGGTGGAGAACGTGATGGAGAAGTTGTTTCTGTGGAGTCTTCGACGAGAATTCACCGACGACATGAAGCTTGAACAGCTGCGCATGTACGAGATGCTGGTGGCTCGAGCCAAACAACCTCTGCTTCACCACAAACCCATCCTAAAACCCCTAATGATGCTGCTGTCTGCCTGCTCCAGCTCCTCCACCGTGGGCTTCACCGCTCCAGTCAAAAGCAACAGCTCCAGGACAGGGCTCACCTGCACTACAGGTGGAGGCGGGGCCACGGTGGAGGCGGAGCTTGTGTCTCTGCTGCATCAGTTGTGCTGCGTGCTGGTGAAAGATACCTCCGTTCTCGAGCTCTTCTTCCACAGCAGTGAGGATCAAGGAGCCGCAAACTTTCTGTTATTTTCTCTTCTCATTCCGTTCATTCACCGCGGTGGGACGGTCGGTTCTCAGGCCAGAGATGCTCTCACGCTTATCATGAGCCTTTCATCTCAGAACCAACTGGTGGCCAAACACATTACAGAAAACACATACTTCTGCCCG GTGTTGGCTACTGGTTTGAGTGGTCTGTATTCGAGTCTACCAGCTAAACTAGAGGTGTACAGTGACGGCTGGTTCTGTCTGGAGAGAAATGATTGGCTGCAGATTCCAGAACTTTCTCAGTTCCTCAACTCACTCAACTTCTGTAGCACTGTGTGCAAG GTTGCTCATGCGTCTATCAGAGATCAGCTGCTGAATTACATCTATAACGGGTTTCTAGTGCCTGTCATGGCTCCGGCTCTTCATAAG TTGACTCTGGAAGAAGTGATGACAACAACAGCGTATCTGGAGTTGTTCCTGAGGAGTATGTGTGACCCAGCTCTCCTCCAGACCTTCCTCATCTTCATCCTCACACATTGCCATGACAACGTCAGCATCCTGGACACGCTGGTCAGTCGAATCAACACACCGTTTCAG TTGGGTACGGTGTCTCTGGCTCTGTTTCGAACTCTGATTGGTCTGTATTGTGAAGATGTCATGCTGCAGTTAATTCTCAG ATATTTGATTCCCTGCACTCATCTGAAATGTGGTGAGAGATTCAGATTGAAAGAGAGAGATTGTTACTCTATCACTGCATCTGCGCTGCTCTCTCTCGCCCCTTCATTCTTCATTTCTCAACCCTGCTGCTCTCCATCACAACCCCCAAAACCCGACTACATCCTCTGGTCAAAGGTCACTGAGGGTCTGCTAAAGGGCAACATGG gcATAGAGGATCTGTTCTCAGGTGGAGATAGTGTCGGATGTTCTCGAATATTCGCTTCAGAGCCCTTAATAAACAAGAACTACCTCCAGTATCTGTATGATGCCCGTCGGGTCGTCTGTTCCAGCGTGCAGGCATGCTGCGTATGGTCGGCCCCATATGACGGACTCAATCCCTCTCCAGATGAGTGTCAGGAGGATGAAGACGAGAAAGATGATGATGGGAGTCATCCTGTCACCACCACATcacccattcagacagccacaCCCCAGCCACCCTCCGACAGCGCCTCCACCGGCGAGCGTGAGCGACTGGAGTTGGAGTGGGATGACACTTACGACGCCGCGCCCGACGGAGACGACAGCCAAGCGATTTCTGACAACTTACAAGTTTTGCctatcccggacgagcccccaaaACACATCCAAGAGATGAGAAAAACGGCCATCATGTTGATTAAAGGTTCGTACGTTGAAGAATCAGACTTTCAGGACGACGTGCTGGTTTATAATCTAATCGCTCAGAAAGATGCACGAGACGACCGGCAAACATCAATTAAGGACACGTTACATCACAACTGTACAAACGACCTACACAAACAAACTAACAACCACCACATATTCAACAATACACACAGCCATCATGTCACACATAATCCGACACTTACACACAAATCTGAACCCAAAGATTCAGCACACCCCAGATCACAAACATCAACAGTTATTGTGAACGGACACGATTGTGAAGAACAGAAACAGGAGTCGTCGTCTGAGGATCTGGATCAAAATCTTAATGTCACTTTAGATCAGCATCAGAGGAAACATCAGACCTCAGCAGGAGATGAAGGTGATGACTTCATCTCTCAGTGCCTACAGCTCATTCACCATCTGGGTGAAGAAGACGAGATCATCATGGATGATGAAGATCACCAGCAGCGGCTGCAGACTCTGCTGTATGGAGAAGAGAAGGATGTAGACTTTGATTCTTTATGTGTTAAAGATGAAGATAAAGAACTAAACACGACCAACACCAGGAAACAACGAATCCCGTTTATAG GGCCCTTTATCAGTGTTTTGCTTTCTCGTCTGGAGAACATGCTGGAAAACTCCATCGAGGTGAACCTACTGGTTACTGGGATATTAACTCAACTGGCATCTTACCCACAACCACTACTGCGAGGGTTCTTTCTCAACACAAGACCCGCATTTCAACCCAGCATACGATCACTTTACCAG GTGCTTGTATCAGTGGGTTCTCAGATTGAACAGTACACAGCATCCAGACCCGAGTTTTCTGAACTGGTCCGTGAAGCCGCCCAGTATCTGCTGCTCAAAGATCAGATCTTACAGGAACGAG AGAGAGATGTCCACCTGCAGGAGAATGATGCTGGCTGGTTTCTGAACGGCCGAATCCCGTCTCATCTTCAGAAACCTCTTCCTCCGTGTCCTAAAATCCCAGCACACCTGCGAAACAAAACGTTTGCTGTAATTCTGTTCAATGAGTTTTTGAAGGAGCTGGCAGCCATCGCACAAGAGCACTCCATATTACCTGAATAA